A window of the Pelagicoccus enzymogenes genome harbors these coding sequences:
- the fliE gene encoding flagellar hook-basal body complex protein FliE encodes MIDSVSNLAAQQLFKTNQLEHQKKLQSVEFQNPTDSLNRASEAKAFDGVIGKFIHEVDAKHKVAAAESNKVLLGEADNVHQAMIASQEAGVAFNMMVEIRNKLVQSYQELMKMPV; translated from the coding sequence ATGATAGACTCTGTATCCAATCTCGCAGCGCAGCAGCTCTTCAAGACCAACCAGCTCGAGCACCAAAAGAAGCTTCAAAGCGTCGAGTTCCAGAACCCGACCGACTCGCTCAATAGAGCTTCCGAAGCCAAGGCCTTCGACGGAGTGATCGGCAAGTTCATCCATGAAGTCGACGCCAAGCACAAGGTCGCCGCTGCCGAGTCCAACAAGGTTTTGCTCGGGGAGGCAGACAACGTTCACCAGGCGATGATCGCCAGCCAGGAGGCAGGAGTCGCCTTCAACATGATGGTCGAAATTCGCAACAAGCTCGTTCAGTCCTATCAGGAACTGATGAAGATGCCAGTGTAG
- the flgC gene encoding flagellar basal body rod protein FlgC, which produces MNLMPGIDSTSSALQAEKLRMDIIGQNIANAHTTRGPDGKPYQRQTVQFEAKLLELGRDQNGQMQTAQGVNVRNIVTDETAGPLVFNPGHPDADEKGMVRLPNVNLTHEMVDLISASRSYEANLQVVRTSKQMAQQALKIGKH; this is translated from the coding sequence ATGAACTTAATGCCAGGCATCGACTCCACCTCCTCTGCACTGCAGGCAGAGAAGCTCCGCATGGACATCATCGGGCAGAACATCGCCAACGCCCACACCACGCGGGGTCCGGACGGCAAGCCTTACCAGCGCCAGACCGTCCAGTTCGAGGCGAAGCTCCTCGAGCTTGGCCGCGACCAGAACGGCCAGATGCAAACCGCCCAAGGCGTGAACGTTCGCAACATCGTGACGGACGAGACAGCGGGGCCGCTGGTCTTCAACCCAGGGCATCCCGATGCTGACGAGAAGGGCATGGTTCGACTGCCCAACGTCAACCTCACCCATGAGATGGTGGACCTCATTTCCGCCTCCCGCTCTTACGAAGCGAACCTGCAAGTCGTCCGCACCTCCAAGCAAATGGCTCAGCAAGCCTTGAAGATCGGTAAGCACTAA
- the flgB gene encoding flagellar basal body rod protein FlgB — translation MIDDLMQRENYVLAKKLLDVSHAKQNAIASNLANVETPGYKRMDIETSFDAQLKRAAATNDVNEIRNLEFRTVRDLESPNQRADGNNVQIDQEMLAMQKNAIQYEFLANYTSTSLNRLKTAISGRV, via the coding sequence ATGATAGATGATCTCATGCAGCGCGAAAATTACGTCTTGGCCAAAAAGCTGTTGGACGTGTCCCACGCCAAGCAGAACGCGATCGCCTCGAACTTGGCGAATGTGGAGACCCCTGGCTACAAGCGCATGGACATCGAGACGAGCTTCGACGCCCAGCTGAAGCGCGCTGCTGCCACCAACGACGTCAACGAGATCCGCAACCTCGAATTCCGGACCGTACGCGATCTCGAATCTCCCAACCAACGAGCGGACGGGAACAACGTCCAGATCGACCAGGAGATGCTCGCGATGCAGAAGAACGCGATCCAGTACGAATTTTTGGCGAACTACACCTCTACTTCGCTCAACCGCCTGAAGACTGCCATTTCCGGCCGCGTTTAA
- a CDS encoding sulfatase-like hydrolase/transferase, which yields MPFVKTDALSKLPDVLVVLTTQWRASAFGFAGDPNARTPCLDRIADGSLWLRQAVTPHPFGVFARAAFLTGTRSPGNGLRDYYDTLPADSRTLAHAFADSGYDTAFFGKWQLFERDPKAPVVGEEHARVVVPERRRGGFGHWEGFESGFLLNDPLLHGSELPQPTRFQGYQSDVLVERFLRFRERRTSSRPLFAVLSLDAPHPPYAAEASRIQAKDPESIRLLKGTTRNGEERSIARRELAGYYAHVEATDRAIGRLWEAWNPTGGLFAFSSVHGDMHGVDGKFRKGWPHEEAVRVPLLLAGVGLRGVNDDLLVSLTDLGPTLLGLAVGKGELGVDGMDLSGCLRGGESGPAQQELSMPSVPPFAKQCPYVWTANRVAGRTEVFPESGPSFAIEHYSKAEFEA from the coding sequence ATGCCCTTTGTGAAAACGGATGCCTTATCGAAGCTCCCCGATGTGCTGGTCGTATTGACCACCCAGTGGCGGGCATCGGCTTTCGGTTTCGCGGGGGACCCGAACGCCCGCACGCCTTGTTTGGACCGGATTGCCGATGGATCGCTCTGGTTGAGACAGGCAGTGACGCCGCATCCCTTTGGGGTCTTCGCCCGTGCGGCTTTTCTTACGGGCACGCGAAGTCCTGGCAACGGGTTGCGGGACTACTACGATACCTTGCCCGCGGACTCGCGAACGCTGGCTCACGCTTTCGCGGATTCCGGTTACGACACGGCATTCTTTGGGAAATGGCAGCTTTTCGAGCGGGATCCCAAGGCGCCGGTGGTCGGGGAGGAGCACGCGCGGGTGGTGGTGCCGGAGCGGCGTCGCGGCGGATTCGGGCACTGGGAGGGATTCGAATCGGGATTCTTGCTCAACGATCCCTTGTTGCATGGCAGCGAGCTGCCGCAGCCGACTCGATTTCAAGGCTATCAAAGCGATGTTCTGGTGGAGCGATTTTTGCGGTTTCGCGAACGGCGAACTTCCTCGCGGCCGCTTTTCGCTGTTTTGAGTTTGGATGCGCCGCATCCGCCCTACGCTGCGGAGGCTTCGAGAATTCAGGCCAAAGATCCGGAGAGCATTCGACTCCTCAAAGGGACGACTCGGAATGGGGAGGAAAGATCCATCGCCCGTCGCGAGCTTGCCGGCTACTACGCCCACGTCGAGGCCACGGATCGCGCGATAGGGCGCTTATGGGAGGCTTGGAATCCCACAGGTGGCTTGTTCGCGTTTTCCTCGGTCCATGGCGACATGCATGGGGTCGACGGAAAATTCCGCAAAGGCTGGCCGCACGAGGAAGCGGTGCGGGTGCCATTGCTTCTGGCTGGAGTTGGCCTGCGGGGCGTGAATGACGACCTGCTGGTCAGTTTGACCGATCTAGGGCCGACCCTTCTGGGCCTTGCGGTTGGAAAGGGTGAATTGGGCGTGGACGGAATGGACCTTTCCGGATGCCTTCGAGGCGGTGAATCGGGTCCAGCCCAGCAAGAATTGTCGATGCCGAGCGTGCCGCCTTTTGCCAAGCAGTGCCCCTATGTTTGGACCGCTAATCGGGTCGCTGGCCGCACGGAAGTCTTCCCGGAATCCGGTCCGAGCTTTGCTATCGAGCATTACTCAAAGGCGGAATTTGAGGCCTAG